The following proteins are encoded in a genomic region of Thermaerobacter sp. FW80:
- a CDS encoding transposase produces the protein MLREAEATDREEDERYGPGRRGDELPEELRHRASRLERLKACKRRLEDEAAREAARQQARIEERKAQEQATGKKRRGRKPKAPDPSVDPAAKANVTDPDSRIMKTRQGFVQGYNAQAVVTEDQLIVAAAVTQDANDVGQLHPMLQQAQANLQAAGVDKPIRAVVADAGYWSEANVKQAPADGPELFLATSKEWKQRQAWKDAPPPRGRIPKGLSLRERMERKLRTRRGQAIYAKRSQTVEPVFGQIKTVRGADRFLRRGLAACDSEWKLLCLTHNLLKLWRRVRERSATLPFECTVAGLA, from the coding sequence ATGCTCCGGGAGGCGGAGGCCACGGACCGGGAAGAAGATGAGCGGTACGGCCCCGGGCGTCGTGGGGACGAGTTGCCGGAGGAGCTGCGCCACCGTGCGAGCCGGCTGGAGCGGCTGAAGGCATGCAAGCGGCGGCTGGAGGACGAGGCGGCCCGGGAAGCCGCCCGGCAGCAGGCCCGCATCGAGGAGCGGAAGGCGCAGGAGCAGGCGACCGGCAAGAAGCGGCGGGGGCGCAAGCCGAAGGCGCCGGATCCCTCGGTGGATCCGGCGGCGAAGGCGAACGTCACGGACCCGGACAGCCGGATCATGAAGACCCGGCAGGGCTTTGTGCAAGGGTACAACGCCCAGGCGGTGGTGACCGAAGACCAGCTCATCGTGGCGGCGGCGGTGACGCAGGACGCCAACGACGTGGGCCAACTGCACCCGATGCTCCAACAAGCGCAAGCCAACCTCCAGGCAGCAGGTGTGGACAAACCCATCCGGGCCGTGGTGGCCGACGCGGGGTACTGGAGCGAGGCGAACGTGAAGCAGGCGCCGGCGGATGGGCCGGAACTGTTCCTGGCGACGAGCAAGGAGTGGAAGCAGCGCCAAGCCTGGAAGGATGCACCCCCTCCGCGAGGCCGGATCCCGAAGGGGCTGAGCCTGCGGGAGCGGATGGAACGCAAGCTGCGGACCCGGCGAGGGCAGGCGATCTACGCCAAGCGCAGCCAGACCGTGGAGCCCGTGTTCGGGCAGATCAAGACCGTGCGAGGGGCCGACCGGTTCCTCCGTCGGGGTCTGGCGGCGTGTGACAGCGAGTGGAAGCTGCTTTGCTTGACCCACAACTTGCTGAAGCTCTGGCGGAGGGTCAGGGAGCGATCCGCCACCTTGCCCTTTGAATGTACGGTGGCGGGCTTGGCGTAG
- a CDS encoding transposase, which produces MHQRTTSGNLTSSPTWEGLHEWLRNAIQALIQEALEAEVTELLGRVRYPRRAAVDAPAGYRNGYGKPRKLTTPMGTLTLRRPRVRGLEERFESRILPLKGAPIRILGFLRGRYAID; this is translated from the coding sequence ATGCACCAGCGGACCACGTCGGGGAACCTGACGTCAAGCCCCACCTGGGAAGGACTGCACGAGTGGCTGCGGAACGCGATCCAGGCGCTGATCCAGGAGGCGCTGGAGGCCGAGGTGACCGAGCTTTTGGGCCGGGTCCGCTACCCGCGGCGTGCCGCCGTCGATGCACCGGCCGGGTACCGGAACGGGTACGGCAAGCCGCGGAAGCTGACCACCCCCATGGGCACCCTGACCCTGCGGCGTCCCCGGGTGCGGGGCCTCGAGGAGCGGTTCGAGAGCCGGATTCTGCCTCTTAAAGGTGCCCCGATCAGGATCTTGGGTTTCTTACGGGGACGGTATGCCATTGATTGA
- a CDS encoding P-loop NTPase fold protein, whose amino-acid sequence MDLVLNSSGGKAVALLGGWGSGKSTVVRLFQQAVERNSDKRVRVFVFDAWSHEGDPLRRSFLERLAAFLAETGWLEGKALEQINNQMDELACRKESVYSQTSPVMTREGYWIGLFLTLGIPLGTALLSSQPIYQAPLWFSVLGVAALLSPFFVALYFMIRGLRAEGRFEFPSLVGQNRTETRTSTLRTPEPTSVEFEARFKDILDRAVTDDRRLVIVVDNLDRLPAEQARSVWATMRTFFDVRGAAWSEKLWLIVPFDPSAICHLWGNVQSDGENLTEVFISKFFQTRLHVPPPVLSDWKSFLFKLLREAFPRHHQEELYAVYRVYRNLVLRGDGQPAPRELKQFVNLVGSQHRIWQDAIPLPMQALYVALREELAKNPRVALSKREAEVKKLFPEEEKWKDYLLAQHFNVELDKALQVLFLEEIRKGLEAPGSPVLRETARQVRPEALGTLVLEALEEAGEWAEKAPELLAKAALAIKEVGGLLPEEDQRQALGLLRSRATSAGGWKMGDDEVVQGLMVLVASAPGAEERCRLIGVILRGVEAPSGNEVIKDAAKGLADFLDRVKRELNLGVPEDFRFPVQEPADWILALSALDFWKLEDEVQKAFTPRKPPEVLGELVARVGRGEFRMTEALATRALSYIDQGWNWKGLVNSLRGRLATGNRYTDEEVRAAIYALLQLEPISEEARNALNDLATSWFLLHHLAHANDGKTLGTLLLPLLIYNPTGQLQSLGGGASQGAQRYAGFLRNPQGVDLRDMAELLAELSGCRETNFSVQSVIEAINRNPQAKELVATLLDHLKEAYPEAFSPEILLECGKSLFDLLGKETFEAMYRRQQDEIVRAAQSRGFALHLLPAYRRILWAAGGGPPGAFLQFLGEGLKGLQKSDWLHLLKEGCGSDALGLLRDLRGQGFPVELDHRLADALEEAATALLDDEEAYDPATIRAYLDFLTGDARKNLSARMARGLSKLLGEYGGWGAEKFLGAVGEVVLEGAEEVGVEDLNDLLLTWLPNALTRLSQTELEWFAELLKKRRTLVPDLDEAIRGEALKRVEEVRTAVEDERIRGALEGIAGFLQGEEAGQED is encoded by the coding sequence GTGGATCTCGTCCTGAACTCAAGTGGCGGAAAGGCGGTGGCCCTACTCGGGGGCTGGGGCAGCGGGAAGTCCACCGTGGTCAGGCTCTTCCAGCAGGCAGTAGAACGGAACTCGGATAAGCGGGTGCGGGTTTTTGTCTTCGACGCGTGGAGCCACGAGGGCGACCCGCTCCGGCGGTCGTTTCTCGAGCGGCTCGCAGCCTTCCTCGCGGAGACTGGCTGGCTTGAGGGAAAGGCCCTGGAGCAGATCAACAACCAAATGGACGAGCTGGCTTGCCGGAAGGAGAGCGTTTATTCTCAGACCTCTCCGGTCATGACCCGTGAGGGCTATTGGATCGGGCTCTTTCTCACCCTGGGGATCCCCCTGGGTACGGCCCTACTGAGCAGCCAGCCGATATACCAAGCCCCTCTCTGGTTTTCCGTCCTTGGCGTCGCGGCCCTTCTTTCACCGTTCTTCGTTGCCTTATACTTCATGATCCGTGGTCTCAGGGCTGAGGGGAGATTTGAGTTCCCAAGCCTGGTTGGTCAGAACCGTACCGAAACCAGGACTTCCACCCTTCGCACCCCCGAGCCTACCTCCGTGGAGTTCGAGGCAAGGTTCAAGGACATTCTGGACAGAGCCGTGACCGATGACCGACGCCTAGTCATCGTCGTGGATAACCTGGACCGCCTCCCCGCGGAACAGGCCCGTTCCGTCTGGGCCACGATGCGCACCTTCTTTGATGTTCGTGGGGCTGCCTGGAGCGAAAAGCTCTGGCTCATCGTGCCCTTCGACCCCTCGGCCATTTGCCACCTCTGGGGAAATGTGCAGAGCGACGGAGAAAATCTCACGGAGGTCTTTATATCCAAGTTCTTTCAGACCAGGCTTCATGTTCCCCCGCCGGTACTCTCGGACTGGAAATCCTTCCTCTTCAAGCTCCTCCGCGAGGCCTTTCCCCGACACCACCAGGAGGAGTTGTATGCGGTCTACAGGGTCTACAGGAACCTTGTCCTTAGGGGCGATGGCCAGCCGGCTCCCCGAGAGCTTAAGCAGTTCGTGAACCTGGTGGGAAGTCAGCACCGCATCTGGCAGGACGCGATTCCCCTGCCCATGCAGGCTCTGTATGTGGCTCTTAGGGAGGAGCTCGCCAAAAACCCACGCGTGGCCCTCTCCAAGAGGGAGGCGGAGGTTAAAAAGCTCTTCCCCGAAGAGGAGAAGTGGAAGGATTATCTGCTGGCCCAGCACTTTAACGTCGAGCTGGACAAGGCCCTCCAGGTTCTCTTCTTAGAGGAGATCCGGAAGGGCCTCGAAGCCCCGGGGAGCCCCGTCCTCAGGGAGACTGCCCGGCAGGTCCGGCCGGAGGCCTTGGGTACCTTGGTCCTCGAGGCCTTGGAGGAGGCGGGGGAGTGGGCAGAGAAGGCCCCCGAGCTTCTTGCTAAGGCGGCGCTTGCCATCAAGGAGGTAGGGGGCCTTCTGCCGGAGGAGGATCAGAGACAGGCCCTGGGCCTCCTCCGCTCAAGGGCCACCTCGGCCGGGGGGTGGAAGATGGGGGACGATGAGGTGGTCCAGGGTCTAATGGTGCTCGTTGCCTCGGCCCCGGGCGCGGAAGAGCGGTGCAGGCTTATCGGGGTCATCCTGCGAGGGGTGGAGGCTCCTTCCGGAAACGAGGTTATCAAGGATGCTGCCAAGGGCTTGGCGGATTTCCTAGACCGGGTCAAACGGGAACTCAACCTGGGTGTACCCGAAGATTTCCGGTTCCCGGTCCAGGAACCCGCCGACTGGATCCTCGCCCTCAGCGCCCTGGACTTCTGGAAGCTCGAGGACGAGGTTCAGAAGGCCTTTACACCCCGCAAGCCGCCGGAAGTGCTCGGCGAGCTCGTCGCGCGCGTTGGGCGAGGGGAGTTTAGGATGACCGAGGCGCTGGCTACCCGGGCCCTGTCCTACATCGATCAGGGGTGGAACTGGAAGGGTCTGGTCAACAGCCTCCGGGGCCGCCTGGCCACAGGCAACCGCTACACCGATGAGGAGGTCCGGGCTGCGATCTACGCCCTGCTCCAATTGGAGCCCATCAGCGAGGAGGCCAGGAATGCCCTGAACGACCTGGCCACCAGTTGGTTTCTTTTGCACCACCTGGCCCATGCGAATGACGGGAAGACCCTAGGGACTCTTCTCTTGCCCCTCCTGATCTATAATCCAACCGGCCAGCTGCAGTCCCTAGGAGGGGGAGCGAGCCAGGGAGCCCAGAGATACGCCGGCTTTCTCCGGAACCCCCAAGGGGTCGATCTCCGGGACATGGCCGAACTTTTGGCAGAGCTCTCGGGATGTAGGGAAACCAACTTCTCCGTTCAGAGCGTCATTGAGGCTATCAACAGGAATCCCCAAGCAAAAGAACTTGTGGCGACTCTCCTCGACCACCTCAAGGAGGCATACCCTGAGGCGTTCTCCCCGGAGATCCTTCTGGAATGTGGCAAGAGCCTTTTCGATCTCCTGGGGAAGGAGACCTTCGAAGCCATGTACCGGAGGCAGCAAGACGAAATAGTCAGAGCGGCCCAGTCAAGGGGGTTTGCCCTACATCTCCTCCCTGCTTACCGTAGGATCCTCTGGGCGGCCGGGGGCGGCCCGCCGGGAGCGTTTCTGCAATTCTTAGGCGAAGGCCTGAAGGGACTGCAAAAGAGTGACTGGTTACACCTGCTGAAAGAGGGTTGCGGCTCGGACGCGTTGGGCCTCCTCCGGGACCTTCGGGGGCAGGGTTTCCCGGTTGAACTGGACCACAGGCTCGCTGACGCCCTTGAGGAGGCTGCGACGGCCCTCCTCGACGATGAAGAGGCGTACGACCCGGCGACCATTCGGGCCTATCTAGATTTCCTAACCGGAGACGCGCGGAAAAACCTCTCAGCGCGGATGGCCCGGGGCCTCTCGAAGCTCCTCGGGGAGTACGGGGGCTGGGGCGCGGAGAAGTTCCTGGGAGCCGTGGGAGAGGTGGTCCTGGAGGGCGCTGAGGAAGTGGGTGTCGAGGACCTGAATGATCTGCTGCTGACCTGGCTTCCGAACGCCCTTACGCGGCTTTCCCAGACGGAGCTTGAGTGGTTCGCCGAGCTGCTCAAAAAGCGCCGAACCCTTGTTCCGGATCTGGATGAAGCGATCCGGGGAGAAGCCCTCAAGCGGGTGGAGGAGGTGCGAACGGCCGTCGAGGACGAGAGGATCCGGGGGGCGCTCGAGGGGATAGCCGGCTTTCTCCAGGGAGAAGAGGCGGGCCAGGAGGATTGA